The segment ACTAACTTCCTATTAAAGTAGAtgatattttattttttaaatttatttaaataaacatatatttttaaaaaattattgactaaaaaaaatatttcaatttaaataaattttaaaaaaaaaaatcatgtaTATTTTGATATGATTGGGTACTGTTCGGACATGATAATCATGTATGGGCTTTCCCCGGCCTCATTGACATCCCTGGAGAATCGTTATTATCATGTACAGTCCTAAGATTTTGTTAAAACGAATTAAACAGTATAGAACTGAGAACctcgaaataaaataaaataagatttTGTTAAATCGAATTAAACCGTATCATATTAATTTGGTTTTAAACCAGTTTGATTTGGTGTGAAATTAATTTGGGGTAAACTAATCGGCAGCAAGCTCTCAACTCAACCATGAGTCCATTTAGCCGTTAAAGTAGATGAGAGAGTACACTTGGTATTCGCCTGACTTTTCGCCACGTGGCACCGCATCTTAAAAAGGCTCGGATCCCAGCACCAATGAACCTACAAGAGCATAATTTTTTCCCACCACAATTCCACCATAAACCGTTTCAGCTCAGCTCAGCTGAAGAAGCTCCCTCAATCCAAAAATGGATAAATTACGTAACCAAAATTCTTCTTTTTCCTATTCTTAATCTACTTTTCCTTTTTCAGTTGGAACCAATTTTATTATAATCCACTTGTAATCGAACATTTTTGAAGCAAGTATTGGATTCTGATTCGTAAATACTCCACTACACTACACCGTCATGTGCTTATAAGAATCCATGGCAGCGATGCGTATTCCAAAGAAGTCCTCCGTCGTCTCCATCTGCATTCACTCTCTGTTATCTCCTCCCGTCCACGGAGGAGGAGCATTCGCTGATTCTGGCCGCCGCTCCTTTGATCGGAGACTCTTTGCTTCTATAGGTTAGTTCGTTGCCGCCATaatgttttttttcttcttattctaGTGTTTTAAGGTTTAATGTAGTTTTTCTATGGTGGAATTCAACTAATCACACATCGACAGTTAGAGTATATCTGACTCACTTGCATGCTTACAAGTGTGATCGCTTATGATCACTTTCTGTTTGTTAAAACTCTTCACTGAACTTATTTTAGTTTCTACAGTATTGGTAGTAGAACTCAATCTTCAGTGTGTTTTATCTCTAGGGATTAATAAGAGACTAGGATAGAGAGTACCGTGGAAAGTTTAATTGTTAGGTTATTTTATTCGAAAAATTCGATGTTTAGGTGTTCTTGGAGCATTTCTTGGAAGATTGATCTTAGGCAAAGGAACATAGCGTGGTGCATTGTTTGCTCTTTTGATTGACTAACCAAAGGTAAGATGATTAATGATTATTATTTTTGACATGAATCAGTACATCACTGGAAATACTTAACTGAGCTATGCATGCGGATGTCAATTTAATTTTTCCTTTTAGTTTTTGAGTCTTCCAAACTAGTTTTGCTTTGTTAAAGTGAGAGAGATTTTAGTAATTATCTTTTTGTCTAGTATCATCACCCATTGTGCTTTTGTTGGAGAATCAGAATGGATTCCTTTATCACGGAATCATTCAAGTTGCTGAGTTGGCTATATTTTGTGAACTGTGAAGTAGAATCTGACTTTCTAGATGTTTTCATATGTCATGTTCTAGAAACTTATGGCATGTACCCCACCATACTAAAGAGATGTGTGCCTACCGGCACGTGTAGTAACTAAAATTACACCTGCTTCTGATGCAGAATAATTTCTATTATCATCTATGATACCGTGTAGTTACACGTCAGATTCTTCATTGTTTGGGTATTGTAATCTAATCGAGGATACAATCCACGAGTAATAATGGAAATTAGATTTGCATTTAGTAATGGCGAGCACTTTAGGTCCTTCCAACTGGCTTTAAAATGTTTTTTTAAGATCAGTTGACTTGACAGATTTCTGAGGTAGACATTGTCTAGATATATCTCCATAAAGCTTCCTCCTTATTATTCTCTTTGTTGATATATCAGGGTCTAAGAGGTTGTATGCAAGCTACTCTATGGAGCGTAGACGAGCCACTGTTTCAGGTGATAATGCATCGCATATTCATATAACCCGCATTGATGGCAATCAAAAGCGGTTTGTATGGTCATCTCCTGAGGGTGGACACAAAATCGATATTGGGAAACAGATCTTTTGTAACAGATCCTTGAACATGAAGAACACTATTGCTGTTGGCTTTGACATGGACTACACGCTTGCTCAATATATGCCCGAAACATTTGAATCCCTTGCTTATGAAGGCACTGTCAAGAAATTGGTAAATGACTTGGGTTATCCACAAGAGGTCAGTTTATTTGTGTTTCATAGATGAATTTTGATATCACATGTATAAAAGAATTGTGTATTAGTATTCTTTATAATGGTGCATTTTAGAAGTCTCGATCAGTCAATACGGTATCTTTGCATTTTGCGGTCATATCAAATTTCTAATTACCTACAGTTTGAGCAAAGTTTATTATATTTGAGATATACCTGTTCTAGTAGTTAATTATTGATTTTAATTCAGCTGCTGGAGTGGTCATTTGACTGGAAGTACATGGTCAGGGGCCTGGTTCTTGATAAAAAGAGAGGCAACATCTTGAAGGTGAACCtaattgagttttttttttttttttgttgaagtACTGTCAACGGCTAATTCTTGTTAGATATGAAATTTCCACTctgtttttgttttttgtttttaagTATTAAGCTGAAATGTCTGTCCTTTATATCATAGATGGATCGCCATAAATATGTGAAAGTAGCTTATCATGGATTTAGAGAGATGTCTAAGGAAGAAAAAGTTGGTACCTATGGGAATACTCTGATACGAGATTCATTTGATGAGCCAGATTATGCCCTGATCGATACGCTTTTTTCATTAGCTGAAGCCTACTTGTTTTCCCAACTGGTTGACTTCATAGACAATAATCCGGGAAAAGTTCCTAAAGGTGTTGAGTAAGTATCGCTTCTTATAATCTTACCGGAAAtttgactaatatttatattttcgtgtatGCTTAATTTTGTGCTCAGTTTGATTTCTTTGTTTCAAACTTTTGAACAATGTCTGGTAGTATTTTGTACTAGAAGTAAAATAATTGGTTCATCGGGTTTGTATGATATTTTTTACAGGAGTACTTTGCATTATAATGACTTTGTCGACATAATACAATTACCTCATATCTTATTTTGCGAAGATATGGAACTGGTTTTGTGTGCTAAGTTTTGTGAAAAGAAGCTTAGTTAATTAGTGTTTGCTTATCATCTCTCAGTCAGCAATTCAGAACAGATTCTTTTTGCTTTGCTCGTGATGAGGTCATTTTCTTGTGATTTTTATTGGACTTAGCTTTATGTGATTACTTTTCAGTTATACTCAAATGTACAAAGATGTTCGAGCTGCAGTGGATTTGTGCCATCGTGATGGAACTTTGAAACAGATGGTTGCAAAAGATCCTAAAAGGTATCATGTGAATTAAGTTCAAGCTACCCCTTTATGTTCTTGGCTCTGTTGTTTTAATAGTAAATGGATATATGGTGTTATTAGATTATTATCTTTGGTTTATTAAGTGAGGACCTGATTACTTTATAATCATCCTCAGTGTCAATGGCTATTGGCCTATACTGTTTGAAGTTACTGGCATACggctcatttatttatttatttttttctgagaTATAGCTGGCTTTGGACGAGTATTGTTTGAGTGGTTGCTCTTTTGCCTTTTTGGGAGATTGATCTATCATGTCTTTTTCTCATAGGTACATTAATGAAGATAAATGCATCGTACCAATGCTCCAAATGCTCAGGGATTCTGGTCGTTCAACATTCCTGGTGACAAATAGGTAATAGTTATTTTCATTGCCTTTAAAAGCATATTAAATGAACAACTCA is part of the Rutidosis leptorrhynchoides isolate AG116_Rl617_1_P2 unplaced genomic scaffold, CSIRO_AGI_Rlap_v1 contig440, whole genome shotgun sequence genome and harbors:
- the LOC139883727 gene encoding uncharacterized protein gives rise to the protein MAAMRIPKKSSVVSICIHSLLSPPVHGGGAFADSGRRSFDRRLFASIGSKRLYASYSMERRRATVSGDNASHIHITRIDGNQKRFVWSSPEGGHKIDIGKQIFCNRSLNMKNTIAVGFDMDYTLAQYMPETFESLAYEGTVKKLVNDLGYPQELLEWSFDWKYMVRGLVLDKKRGNILKMDRHKYVKVAYHGFREMSKEEKVGTYGNTLIRDSFDEPDYALIDTLFSLAEAYLFSQLVDFIDNNPGKVPKGVDYTQMYKDVRAAVDLCHRDGTLKQMVAKDPKRYINEDKCIVPMLQMLRDSGRSTFLVTNSLWDYTNMVMNFLCGYRTSDGDNVCSFDWLQYFDVVITGSAKPGFFHEDNRASLFEVEPETGMLLNTDNGTPLPQVGNTLPRLVLQGDKKCRIFQGGSVGHLHKLLSIESSSQVLYVGDHIYGDILRSKKVLGWRTMLVVPELEREVELLYELRNTRKQLRLLRNERDIIEDEIQHLKWSIKFDELKDDSISKHTSIIDQLECKRDKARNAHQLAQRECHQKFHKVWGQLMKTGYQNSRFAHQVERFACLYTSQVSNLSFYSPDKYYRPSEDFMPHEFDILPL